A single region of the Apodemus sylvaticus chromosome 7, mApoSyl1.1, whole genome shotgun sequence genome encodes:
- the Acad8 gene encoding isobutyryl-CoA dehydrogenase, mitochondrial isoform X3: MAMLRSGFQRFGCLRAALKSLAQTDRRSITFCIDPSLGLNEEQKEFQKVAFDFAAREMAPNMAEWDQKELFPVDVMRKAAQLGFGGIYVRTDVGGSGLSRLDTSVIFEALATGCTSTTAYISIHNMCAWMIDSFGNEEQRHKFCPPLCTMEKFASYCLTEPGSGSDAASLLTSAKRQGDHYILNGSKAFISGGGESDIYVVMCRTGGSGPKGISCIVVEKGTPGLSFGKKEKKVGWNSQPTRAVIFEDCAVPVANRIGNEGQGFVIAMKGLNGGRINVASCSLGAAHASVILTQEHLKVRKQFGAPLARNQYLQFQLANMATKLVASRLMIRTAAVALQEEREDAVSLCSMAKLFATEECFTY; encoded by the exons CTTCCTTGGGGCTAaatgaagaacagaaagaatttcagaaagtGGCCTTTGACTTTGCTGCTCGGGAAATGGCTCCCAATATGGCGGAGTGGGATCAGAAG GAGCTGTTCCCCGTGGATGTGATGCGGAAGGCCGCACAGCTGGGATTTGGGGGGATCTATGTTCGAACAGATGTGGGTGGATCTGGACTGTCTCGCCTTGATACGTCTGTCATCTTTGAAGCCTTGGCCACAGGCTGCACCAGCACCACTGCCTATATAAGCATCCACAA CATGTGTGCCTGGATGATTGATAGCTTTGGAAATGAGGAACAGAGGCACAAATTTTGCCCACCGCTCTGTACCATGGAGAAGTTTGCCTCCTACTGCCTCACTGAACCAG GCAGCGGGAGTGATGCTGCATCTCTTCTCACCTCAGCCAAACGACAAGGAGATCATTACATCCTCAACGGTTCCAAG GCCTTCATCAGTGGGGGAGGTGAGTCAGACATCTATGTGGTCATGTGCCGAACTGGTGGATCAGGCCCCAAAGGTATCTCCTGCATAGTTGTTGAGAAAGGAACCCCTGGCCTCAGCTTTggcaagaaggaaaagaag GTGGGGTGGAACTCGCAGCCAACCCGAGCAGTGATCTTTGAAGACTGTGCTGTACCTGTGGCCAACAGAATTGGAAATGAGGGGCAGGGCTTTGTCATCGCCATGAAAGGACTGAACGGTGGAAGGATCAATGTTG CTTCCTGTTCTCTGGGAGCTGCCCATGCTTCAGTTATCCTTACCCAAGAGCACCTCAAGGTCCGGAAGCAGTTTGGAGCACCGCTAGCCAGAAACCAG TATCTGCAGTTCCAGTTGGCAAACATGGCCACCAAGCTAGTTGCCTCCCGGTTGATGATCCGGACCGCAGCAGTGGCTTTGCAAGAGGAGCGGGAAGATGCAGTGTCCCTGTGTTCCATGGCCAAGCTCTTTGCTACGGAGGAGTGCTTTACT TACTAG
- the Acad8 gene encoding isobutyryl-CoA dehydrogenase, mitochondrial isoform X1, which translates to MAMLRSGFQRFGCLRAALKSLAQTDRRSITFCIDPSLGLNEEQKEFQKVAFDFAAREMAPNMAEWDQKELFPVDVMRKAAQLGFGGIYVRTDVGGSGLSRLDTSVIFEALATGCTSTTAYISIHNMCAWMIDSFGNEEQRHKFCPPLCTMEKFASYCLTEPGSGSDAASLLTSAKRQGDHYILNGSKAFISGGGESDIYVVMCRTGGSGPKGISCIVVEKGTPGLSFGKKEKKVGWNSQPTRAVIFEDCAVPVANRIGNEGQGFVIAMKGLNGGRINVASCSLGAAHASVILTQEHLKVRKQFGAPLARNQYLQFQLANMATKLVASRLMIRTAAVALQEEREDAVSLCSMAKLFATEECFTQICNQALQMHGGYGYLKDYAVQQYMRDCRVHQILEGSNEVMRMLISRNLLQD; encoded by the exons CTTCCTTGGGGCTAaatgaagaacagaaagaatttcagaaagtGGCCTTTGACTTTGCTGCTCGGGAAATGGCTCCCAATATGGCGGAGTGGGATCAGAAG GAGCTGTTCCCCGTGGATGTGATGCGGAAGGCCGCACAGCTGGGATTTGGGGGGATCTATGTTCGAACAGATGTGGGTGGATCTGGACTGTCTCGCCTTGATACGTCTGTCATCTTTGAAGCCTTGGCCACAGGCTGCACCAGCACCACTGCCTATATAAGCATCCACAA CATGTGTGCCTGGATGATTGATAGCTTTGGAAATGAGGAACAGAGGCACAAATTTTGCCCACCGCTCTGTACCATGGAGAAGTTTGCCTCCTACTGCCTCACTGAACCAG GCAGCGGGAGTGATGCTGCATCTCTTCTCACCTCAGCCAAACGACAAGGAGATCATTACATCCTCAACGGTTCCAAG GCCTTCATCAGTGGGGGAGGTGAGTCAGACATCTATGTGGTCATGTGCCGAACTGGTGGATCAGGCCCCAAAGGTATCTCCTGCATAGTTGTTGAGAAAGGAACCCCTGGCCTCAGCTTTggcaagaaggaaaagaag GTGGGGTGGAACTCGCAGCCAACCCGAGCAGTGATCTTTGAAGACTGTGCTGTACCTGTGGCCAACAGAATTGGAAATGAGGGGCAGGGCTTTGTCATCGCCATGAAAGGACTGAACGGTGGAAGGATCAATGTTG CTTCCTGTTCTCTGGGAGCTGCCCATGCTTCAGTTATCCTTACCCAAGAGCACCTCAAGGTCCGGAAGCAGTTTGGAGCACCGCTAGCCAGAAACCAG TATCTGCAGTTCCAGTTGGCAAACATGGCCACCAAGCTAGTTGCCTCCCGGTTGATGATCCGGACCGCAGCAGTGGCTTTGCAAGAGGAGCGGGAAGATGCAGTGTCCCTGTGTTCCATGGCCAAGCTCTTTGCTACGGAGGAGTGCTTTACT CAGATCTGCAACCAGGCTTTGCAGATGCATGGGGGCTACGGCTACCTGAAGGACTATGCTGTTCAGCAGTACATGCGGGACTGCAGGGTCCACCAAATCCTAGAAG GTAGCAATGAAGTAATGAGGATGCTCATCTCGAGAAACCTGCTTCAGGACTAG
- the Acad8 gene encoding isobutyryl-CoA dehydrogenase, mitochondrial isoform X2, with amino-acid sequence MAMLRSGFQRFGCLRAALKSLAQTDRRSITFCIDPSLGLNEEQKEFQKVAFDFAAREMAPNMAEWDQKELFPVDVMRKAAQLGFGGIYVRTDVGGSGLSRLDTSVIFEALATGCTSTTAYISIHNMCAWMIDSFGNEEQRHKFCPPLCTMEKFASYCLTEPGSGSDAASLLTSAKRQGDHYILNGSKAFISGGGESDIYVVMCRTGGSGPKGISCIVVEKGTPGLSFGKKEKKVGWNSQPTRAVIFEDCAVPVANRIGNEGQGFVIAMKGLNGGRINVASCSLGAAHASVILTQEHLKVRKQFGAPLARNQYLQFQLANMATKLVASRLMIRTAAVALQEEREDAVSLCSMAKLFATEECFTICNQALQMHGGYGYLKDYAVQQYMRDCRVHQILEGSNEVMRMLISRNLLQD; translated from the exons CTTCCTTGGGGCTAaatgaagaacagaaagaatttcagaaagtGGCCTTTGACTTTGCTGCTCGGGAAATGGCTCCCAATATGGCGGAGTGGGATCAGAAG GAGCTGTTCCCCGTGGATGTGATGCGGAAGGCCGCACAGCTGGGATTTGGGGGGATCTATGTTCGAACAGATGTGGGTGGATCTGGACTGTCTCGCCTTGATACGTCTGTCATCTTTGAAGCCTTGGCCACAGGCTGCACCAGCACCACTGCCTATATAAGCATCCACAA CATGTGTGCCTGGATGATTGATAGCTTTGGAAATGAGGAACAGAGGCACAAATTTTGCCCACCGCTCTGTACCATGGAGAAGTTTGCCTCCTACTGCCTCACTGAACCAG GCAGCGGGAGTGATGCTGCATCTCTTCTCACCTCAGCCAAACGACAAGGAGATCATTACATCCTCAACGGTTCCAAG GCCTTCATCAGTGGGGGAGGTGAGTCAGACATCTATGTGGTCATGTGCCGAACTGGTGGATCAGGCCCCAAAGGTATCTCCTGCATAGTTGTTGAGAAAGGAACCCCTGGCCTCAGCTTTggcaagaaggaaaagaag GTGGGGTGGAACTCGCAGCCAACCCGAGCAGTGATCTTTGAAGACTGTGCTGTACCTGTGGCCAACAGAATTGGAAATGAGGGGCAGGGCTTTGTCATCGCCATGAAAGGACTGAACGGTGGAAGGATCAATGTTG CTTCCTGTTCTCTGGGAGCTGCCCATGCTTCAGTTATCCTTACCCAAGAGCACCTCAAGGTCCGGAAGCAGTTTGGAGCACCGCTAGCCAGAAACCAG TATCTGCAGTTCCAGTTGGCAAACATGGCCACCAAGCTAGTTGCCTCCCGGTTGATGATCCGGACCGCAGCAGTGGCTTTGCAAGAGGAGCGGGAAGATGCAGTGTCCCTGTGTTCCATGGCCAAGCTCTTTGCTACGGAGGAGTGCTTTACT ATCTGCAACCAGGCTTTGCAGATGCATGGGGGCTACGGCTACCTGAAGGACTATGCTGTTCAGCAGTACATGCGGGACTGCAGGGTCCACCAAATCCTAGAAG GTAGCAATGAAGTAATGAGGATGCTCATCTCGAGAAACCTGCTTCAGGACTAG
- the Acad8 gene encoding isobutyryl-CoA dehydrogenase, mitochondrial isoform X4 translates to MAPNMAEWDQKELFPVDVMRKAAQLGFGGIYVRTDVGGSGLSRLDTSVIFEALATGCTSTTAYISIHNMCAWMIDSFGNEEQRHKFCPPLCTMEKFASYCLTEPGSGSDAASLLTSAKRQGDHYILNGSKAFISGGGESDIYVVMCRTGGSGPKGISCIVVEKGTPGLSFGKKEKKVGWNSQPTRAVIFEDCAVPVANRIGNEGQGFVIAMKGLNGGRINVASCSLGAAHASVILTQEHLKVRKQFGAPLARNQYLQFQLANMATKLVASRLMIRTAAVALQEEREDAVSLCSMAKLFATEECFTQICNQALQMHGGYGYLKDYAVQQYMRDCRVHQILEGSNEVMRMLISRNLLQD, encoded by the exons ATGGCTCCCAATATGGCGGAGTGGGATCAGAAG GAGCTGTTCCCCGTGGATGTGATGCGGAAGGCCGCACAGCTGGGATTTGGGGGGATCTATGTTCGAACAGATGTGGGTGGATCTGGACTGTCTCGCCTTGATACGTCTGTCATCTTTGAAGCCTTGGCCACAGGCTGCACCAGCACCACTGCCTATATAAGCATCCACAA CATGTGTGCCTGGATGATTGATAGCTTTGGAAATGAGGAACAGAGGCACAAATTTTGCCCACCGCTCTGTACCATGGAGAAGTTTGCCTCCTACTGCCTCACTGAACCAG GCAGCGGGAGTGATGCTGCATCTCTTCTCACCTCAGCCAAACGACAAGGAGATCATTACATCCTCAACGGTTCCAAG GCCTTCATCAGTGGGGGAGGTGAGTCAGACATCTATGTGGTCATGTGCCGAACTGGTGGATCAGGCCCCAAAGGTATCTCCTGCATAGTTGTTGAGAAAGGAACCCCTGGCCTCAGCTTTggcaagaaggaaaagaag GTGGGGTGGAACTCGCAGCCAACCCGAGCAGTGATCTTTGAAGACTGTGCTGTACCTGTGGCCAACAGAATTGGAAATGAGGGGCAGGGCTTTGTCATCGCCATGAAAGGACTGAACGGTGGAAGGATCAATGTTG CTTCCTGTTCTCTGGGAGCTGCCCATGCTTCAGTTATCCTTACCCAAGAGCACCTCAAGGTCCGGAAGCAGTTTGGAGCACCGCTAGCCAGAAACCAG TATCTGCAGTTCCAGTTGGCAAACATGGCCACCAAGCTAGTTGCCTCCCGGTTGATGATCCGGACCGCAGCAGTGGCTTTGCAAGAGGAGCGGGAAGATGCAGTGTCCCTGTGTTCCATGGCCAAGCTCTTTGCTACGGAGGAGTGCTTTACT CAGATCTGCAACCAGGCTTTGCAGATGCATGGGGGCTACGGCTACCTGAAGGACTATGCTGTTCAGCAGTACATGCGGGACTGCAGGGTCCACCAAATCCTAGAAG GTAGCAATGAAGTAATGAGGATGCTCATCTCGAGAAACCTGCTTCAGGACTAG